A region from the Leptospirillum ferriphilum ML-04 genome encodes:
- a CDS encoding Slp family lipoprotein: MGPISGGRRKIPTVLVAFLFAVASAGCSWLNPPTFSPEDLKDVRTDVDYRMVLTHWKRLTGEKVIVGGKVDSVDNRTNRAFIRLIPMPLDENDHPVEPESTHGYLLLIVDGPVDPSRLSHGKKITVIGVVRRMRYPVALDNGGYLHLVTLDVLRMHTWLPRVIISSPPMGPVMTPPGGGPYVPSGGIP, from the coding sequence ATGGGGCCGATTTCAGGGGGGCGCAGAAAAATCCCGACCGTCCTGGTCGCCTTTCTTTTTGCAGTCGCATCGGCGGGGTGTTCCTGGCTCAATCCTCCGACTTTTTCGCCGGAAGACCTGAAGGATGTCCGGACGGATGTCGACTACCGGATGGTCCTGACGCACTGGAAGAGGTTGACGGGGGAGAAGGTCATCGTCGGCGGGAAGGTGGATTCTGTCGACAATCGGACAAATCGGGCCTTCATCCGGCTGATTCCCATGCCGCTCGATGAAAATGACCATCCGGTCGAGCCGGAATCGACGCATGGTTACTTGCTGCTTATCGTCGACGGACCGGTGGATCCATCCCGGTTGTCACACGGAAAGAAGATCACCGTCATCGGTGTCGTCCGCCGGATGCGTTATCCTGTGGCTCTGGACAATGGGGGGTATCTGCATCTCGTCACCCTCGATGTTCTCCGGATGCATACGTGGCTTCCCCGTGTGATAATTTCCTCCCCGCCGATGGGTCCCGTGATGACACCTCCCGGCGGAGGGCCTTACGTGCCTTCTGGGGGGATTCCCTGA
- a CDS encoding DUF4912 domain-containing protein, protein MFPSEWKRESASSDYFMRPFEPVAEGDLAKGSPVEKPDWRDFLHIPFEPELIDRTPSVLLLPVDPYRIWAGMVRPPVRPDSPHYVLRILDVTSSRQRGDRSQNPRADYSFELDPGDSSSWFIPLWSSGRSLYALLGFFQDSQFVSIARSNEIRTPAGRIRGGRGRFLHVSQNAAVPRKQIPFPGQTGFFDDRPYKGYFNPSSPSSGSFPSSSPKKTSP, encoded by the coding sequence ATGTTTCCGTCCGAATGGAAGAGGGAATCCGCCAGCAGCGACTACTTTATGCGTCCTTTCGAACCCGTTGCCGAAGGGGACCTTGCAAAGGGTTCTCCCGTCGAGAAACCCGACTGGAGAGACTTCCTTCATATTCCTTTTGAACCGGAACTCATCGACCGGACCCCCTCCGTTCTTCTTCTTCCCGTGGACCCCTACAGAATCTGGGCCGGAATGGTCCGTCCACCTGTCCGTCCCGATTCTCCCCATTATGTGCTGCGCATTCTGGATGTCACGTCCTCCCGCCAAAGAGGCGACCGCTCCCAGAATCCCCGGGCGGACTACTCCTTCGAACTGGATCCCGGTGACTCCTCCTCCTGGTTTATTCCTCTCTGGAGTTCGGGCCGGTCGCTCTATGCGTTGCTCGGATTCTTCCAGGACAGCCAGTTTGTCTCCATCGCCCGTTCGAACGAAATCCGCACACCCGCCGGGCGGATCCGGGGTGGTCGCGGCCGCTTTCTTCACGTGTCCCAAAATGCGGCCGTTCCCAGAAAACAAATTCCTTTCCCCGGTCAGACAGGATTCTTTGACGATCGCCCCTACAAAGGATACTTCAACCCGTCTTCTCCTTCTTCCGGAAGTTTTCCGTCTTCTTCCCCCAAGAAGACGTCCCCGTGA
- a CDS encoding HAD family hydrolase, producing the protein MNLSPAFLPEGILFDLDGTLVDSFGPIHSSFQAVLDALSIDRTLSRKEMLSIVGTSLRDSLRCILPEEKADEGVLLFRSHYNRIVLDQTYPLPGAEEILERLARKGVPAGIVTNKKGDAARRIAEHLDFRRKLACVLGEGDGFPEKPAPDMLLEALRILGTSPGRTLFVGDSPYDFGAARAAGVPIVLLPTGTHSEEELRTLDPDFFFSDLKHFCQWIEQLSQGIPPEGT; encoded by the coding sequence GGCCCCATCCACAGCTCTTTCCAGGCCGTCCTGGATGCGCTTTCCATCGACCGGACACTGTCCCGAAAAGAGATGCTGTCGATTGTCGGCACCTCCCTCCGGGATTCTCTCCGGTGCATCCTTCCGGAAGAGAAGGCGGACGAAGGCGTCCTCCTTTTTCGGTCCCACTACAACCGGATTGTCCTCGACCAGACATATCCCTTGCCAGGCGCGGAGGAAATTCTGGAAAGGCTTGCCCGGAAAGGGGTTCCGGCAGGTATCGTCACGAACAAAAAGGGCGATGCGGCGCGACGGATTGCAGAGCATCTCGATTTCCGGAGGAAACTGGCCTGTGTGCTCGGCGAAGGGGACGGATTTCCGGAAAAGCCGGCACCCGACATGCTTCTGGAAGCCCTCCGGATTCTGGGAACCTCTCCCGGAAGAACACTGTTTGTCGGAGACTCTCCTTACGACTTTGGTGCGGCGCGGGCGGCGGGTGTTCCAATCGTCCTTCTTCCCACCGGCACGCACAGTGAAGAAGAGCTCAGGACCCTGGATCCGGACTTTTTTTTCTCCGACCTCAAGCATTTCTGTCAGTGGATTGAACAGCTCTCTCAGGGAATCCCCCCAGAAGGCACGTAA
- a CDS encoding PspA/IM30 family protein → MSIFERFKTIFKANANELADKLEDPAAIINQKLEELDDKLDRAQGALVKEMAEIKLLEQKVRETEEGVRLYQERAEKAVKAGNDDLAKKALEEKARLSANLVDLNRQKTDQESVVSELKNDLDKLRELRDDFRNRQALLSLKEERAKSKEEINAIRAEIDPDHIGREMTRMSDKIDRMEAQAQATKDLADQKTGADTEAAFRALDRTQTPVDDELAALKKKMGTP, encoded by the coding sequence ATGAGTATCTTTGAACGTTTCAAGACGATCTTTAAGGCCAATGCGAACGAGCTGGCGGACAAACTGGAAGATCCCGCCGCAATCATCAACCAGAAGCTGGAAGAACTGGACGACAAGCTGGACCGGGCCCAGGGCGCTCTGGTGAAGGAAATGGCGGAAATCAAGCTGCTCGAGCAGAAAGTCCGGGAGACGGAAGAAGGCGTCCGGCTCTATCAGGAACGGGCCGAAAAAGCCGTCAAGGCCGGCAACGACGATCTGGCGAAAAAAGCCCTGGAGGAAAAAGCCCGTCTGTCGGCGAACCTCGTCGATCTGAACCGCCAGAAAACCGACCAGGAGAGCGTGGTTTCCGAGCTGAAGAACGATCTCGACAAGCTCCGCGAGCTGCGCGACGACTTCCGGAACCGCCAGGCCCTGCTTTCCCTGAAGGAAGAACGGGCGAAATCCAAGGAAGAGATCAATGCCATCCGGGCGGAGATCGATCCGGATCACATCGGACGGGAAATGACCCGGATGTCCGACAAGATCGACCGGATGGAAGCCCAGGCCCAGGCCACAAAAGATTTGGCGGACCAGAAGACCGGAGCCGACACGGAAGCGGCCTTCCGGGCTCTCGACCGGACCCAGACTCCCGTCGACGACGAGCTGGCCGCGCTCAAAAAGAAAATGGGGACCCCCTGA